The genomic stretch TCGATGTCAGGATGTGCTGCGACTGCAAAACGACCATCTTCTCACACCGAGATTTTACTGATTCGATTACCCACAAGCCTCCGGATCAGATCGCGTACGAGAACCTACGCCAGTTTGAGCTGGGCATCCGAAACATGATGCCAAAATTCCACAAAGCACTGGTGGCATTGCAGCCGCCTGACGATAACAGCAACAAACCACCGCCAACACACGCCGAGATCCAGCACGCTGCCAGCATTCGCAAGCGCCTCACATACTCGTTTCGCCAATATGGCGAGGCAGCAAAGCGCATTCAGAACATGCCCACCGACAGCCCTACGCAACGGGTGCTTCAACAAAAGATTTATGCCGCTGCTTCGGCCTTCATGCACACCAATATGCTTCCCCTGAAGAGCTTGCCATCTATTTTGAAAGCCAGCGGGCCAGGCCACCGGCGCTTGCTCTCCAACGGGCCGTCCCACTCGCCCCTGCGAAACGGTGAGTCGGCCACATTCGATGCCGAAACTTCCAGCGTGGGAGGGGCGAGCGAGGTCAGCACCGCCGTGTCGGCTCTCGAGacagaggagaaggaggcaaAGGAGAAGCTGATTGTCTTGGAGGAGCAGCGGTTTATGGTGCACGAGATGCTCAATCATGCaagggcggcgaggagatTCGAGGAGGTCACGGCGTTGACCAAGAACATCGAGGAGCTGGACAGGGAAATTGAAGGCTCAAAACGAACTGTGGCCGATGTTGCGGAGAAGTTCCAGGGGCTGTATGTTGGAGGAGCATGAGGCGGCGACAGAGGAAGGATGAGTATTTAGCGGGCATGGCTCGGAGTTTGGGAGTCATCTTTTGTGCCAAGGACAGCTGGTTGGAACGAACCAAAACATGGGAATATCAATCTACGCTTCGGATGTTCATCGCAAGCCCGGGGCGATCTTGGCTTGTCGATGTCAAGCAGACCCCACTGCTGTCTTTTCGAGCTCAAAAGAGCGGTTGACAGACGGGGTGGCACTGTCACGGCTAGGTCAAGACACAAGCTCGAACTGCCCTGGCGCACGAACGCGGCGTCTGTCCGTCTGCCCAAATTAGCGGCCAACCAGACTGCAACCTCCCGAGCTAAACATCTGGGACACAACTATCTGGCCTGTTTTCCGTTCTTGCCGCCGTCTACGTATACTTTTGCATCCCCAAAACCGAAGGCAAGACCCTGGAGGACCTGGCGTGCCTCTTTGCCCACGGCGTAGGCCACTGCCGCCAGTTTGCCTGGCAGGCGCCCGAGACCGATGTTGGTCGGCTGGCTGAGATTGACGAGCAGAGACACTGGGCCAAGAACAGGGAGTTCCTCCGGAGAGAGGAGGCGTACAACAGGAGGAGGGCCCGGAGGTTTGTCCATGTTTGAGTCCGTGGTCAAGTCTCGCGAGTGGACGACGTTCAAGGACTGGGTATCGAGGTGTCTGTCTCGCCGGACGAGGCCGGGGGAAAAGGTTATGTCTCCTGGGCTGCCCCAGTGTTCTTGTGCCTCTGCTACTTCTTCCGCTTCTGTTTCGAGACGGACGTCGGTGGATGACAAGACGAATGTGGTTTGCGAGTCGTTCGCCACGGGTCTGGAAGAGCGGTATGGCGAGGATCAGGCAAGCAGATCACGAAAGAGCTTCATCTTTAGTGTCATCGGGAAGGGGAGGCGGGCGTCCATCGTGGCGCTTGATGGGTCTACTGCTAGCTCGCCTCGGGATGGTAGTGCGGCAGGTTCGGTGTTTGGAGCACAACTTAGTGGGAGAGCACTGGTTCAGGATGGCGGTGATCTGCCAACTCCTTCCTCGAATCCTTTGCAGCCGGGCCACCAGATGGGAACGGCGACCCATTGTGACGTGGAGGATGCCTCGTCGGAAGGAGCGGTGTCACCTTGCACACTGGTTCCTCCCAGCGGTAAGAAGCAGAATTTGCCCCTGGCTGTCGTGGTTGCAGAAAGTGGTTTTGTAAAACAAGGGGTGGATGGAAATTGACTGCTTAGATTGATGGAATGGCCCATCGTGGCTGACTTTGGCGGTAAAATAATTGACCACTGTTGGATACTTACCTATCACACAAAGACCCGTGACTCGTGATTCTCTTGCCTctaaaagaaaaggaaaagaaaaagggaagaaggagaaggagaagaagagagaggacAGGCGTCTGGGCAATCGTGAtaggggttagggttatacACCGGAAATGTCATTGTCACCCCGCCAAAGTGGCCAGTTGATGGATGGAATCGAGGAGGCCAAACTCTGAGCAATATTCACCAAAACACATCTTCAACAGTGCCTTCACGCGCCAGTTACGAGTCTCCATCATCCATTCCATTACCTTTCAGTCATTGTGAttccccatcatcttccgACGCGACAAAATGCCACCCTCACCCGCGCCCACCATATCCCCCCGCGCCAATCCAGACCACTCCAACATCACAatatccacctccccaaccgaCGACTACCGCCCCAGGTACAGATTCTACAACAacaccttctccctccaccGCGTCTCCCCCCTCTACCTGGGACCCGAGCCCGACCACAGCGGCGGCGCcgaccctccccccatcaccattGGCCCAGCCCAGCTCCGCCTCGTCGCCCAGCGACTGCGGGATGTGCTTGTCGGGGATGTCACCCGAGGCGTGGAGGTCGGTCTCACAGCTGCAGACAGCGACAGCGCCAGCAAGATCGCCAACAGCATGGGCAGCctcgaggtggtggtggtgagaccTGTAGAGGCGGCTGATTTGCTCGATGTGAGTCTGGAAAAGATGAAGGATCAGTACCGGCAGGACGAAGGGAGCCAAGAGCTGGTGCGTTCATGGCACGCGCTGGAGGCGAGGGTCAAGGGGAAGCTGGGGTTGGCGATAGAGCTGGTGTATGAGCATTCGATGGGCCTGGCGTTTCTTTTGCCTGACCTGTCCAAGTCGTCGGCGCTGGCGCCTGGTGCGGCGGATGATGAGACGGGGACGGGCCGGTTTCTGTGGCTGCCGGtcatgttgatgaggatgccTGCTCCGGTCAGGGTGGCGGTGACGCagtttttggagagggagtttgACTGCAAGATTAGTCCGACCAGGTTTGGGACCAGGacgatggtgggggggttggagaggtggaTGGAGACGTTAGAGAGGaacaagaaggagcaggagaaggatCTGCTTGTAGCGGTGGGGTTTAACACTGTAGCGATGATGCCGAGGCagatggtggcggtggagggggggaaggaggagttgaacAAGCCGGGCTTGGCTACGATTGATGTCATTCTTCCGTGGAGCAAACTGATCCCGTTTTGGAAGCGCgggaaggagatggaggagggggagatgcggaggaggtaTGAAGAGGGGGGTGTGGAATACAAGGCTTCGGCTGTCACGTTGGCCGGAAAAcaggggatgagggaggagggatgggggtggaggagcgaG from Podospora pseudopauciseta strain CBS 411.78 chromosome 3, whole genome shotgun sequence encodes the following:
- a CDS encoding hypothetical protein (EggNog:ENOG503P47W; COG:S), giving the protein MPPSPAPTISPRANPDHSNITISTSPTDDYRPRYRFYNNTFSLHRVSPLYLGPEPDHSGGADPPPITIGPAQLRLVAQRLRDVLVGDVTRGVEVGLTAADSDSASKIANSMGSLEVVVVRPVEAADLLDVSLEKMKDQYRQDEGSQELVRSWHALEARVKGKLGLAIELVYEHSMGLAFLLPDLSKSSALAPGAADDETGTGRFLWLPVMLMRMPAPVRVAVTQFLEREFDCKISPTRFGTRTMVGGLERWMETLERNKKEQEKDLLVAVGFNTVAMMPRQMVAVEGGKEELNKPGLATIDVILPWSKLIPFWKRGKEMEEGEMRRRYEEGGVEYKASAVTLAGKQGMREEGWGWRSEVHQPFLEALSMYTKRTIAMGLFHPAVRIVKVGCSGFTAAEGRLKIFPTMDRAGVVDLLAMLCEKAVSQQR